CAATATTACTTTCCCCATCAAAATCACCATATCTCCCTGCAACTCATCTAACCTCATCCTCCCCCATCTACAAACTCTtctacttttctctctttttctatgTTATTATGTTTCTAATATACAACAAACTATCATCCTTTCTACTTTCATACCTCCTAGTCTAAGAACCACGAATAGATATAGATTTAGGACGTGTATACGACAGCGACACATTTCTTTTTGAGGTAGGTATGGAAAGTGTTTATGTAACAGTTCTGTCTACCACtcgtagatattgttttctttggcttgttacgtatcaccgtcagcttcacggttctaaaattctttataagggtgtagaaacctctccctagaaaactcgttttaaaattgtgagactaatggtgatacgtaactggccaaagcaaacaatatcttttACTAGCGAATTTGGACTGTGTCAGATGGTATCAAACCCAGACACGGGGCAGTGTGTCAATGAGGACATTGGGCCTCCaatgagggtggattgtgagatctcacattaatcGAAGAAGAGAACAAAGTATCCNcttcatttccttttttgttcatttaacATAATATATGATTCcactaatagacacgttttaaactGATAAAACTAACAATGTAACAGAAAAATAGACATAGCAGTTCACTAATGAAAACAACAATTTAGTAGCATTTGTAGACAACAATTACAGCTACAATAATACAGACACCAAACAAAAATAGTAACTAATGAAAACAAGtatgtatataatttatgaaccatacaacataattataaaaccCATAACACATCTTCAAATCCATCTTAGAGTTGGGAAAGTCGACGAATATCGATCGGGTATGCATCGGTTGGACGTTGAGCACTGTAAGCTCTCCGCCCAATCACGGCATTCCCAGCTTCTGTTGGATGAAATGCATCCCAAAATAGATACTCATCCCTGTTTGAGCATGGAGTTTGAAAGGGTAGACATGTGATTTGCCCATTGTTCCTTCCTACTCCACAGCACCCAGTGTTCACAACCCTAAAACCTGATATAAACGTTCATCGACTTCATCACATTCTATTATGATATCATGTTAAATTACGATGGATCAATTTAATAACACGAAATCTTACCGAAGGCAGGTGGATTGTCGATAACGTCTTGAAAAATGCCAAAGGAATCAATGTAGATAAACTTAGCATCAGCTTGATTGTTGTTAAATTGATCAACCAAAGATCTAAGACCAGCATTGAATATTTGATTGGCTGAGTTAATCTTTTGAACACAAGTCCTTCCATCTGGGCTGTTCTGAGCCAACTCATTTGGACTGCAACCAATCTGACCAAGTCCAAACAGCACAAACTTCCTAGCTCCATAGTTGTACAAAAGCTACAAAAACAGAACCAACAACGGCACGTAAACGAACGGTCAGTCAGTCGATATTCGAGCTGAAATTCAcgtaaagtttaaatttttcgAGCCGGGTTTCGGCCGGTGTACCCTAAGCTGATCGGAATACTGCTGGAGAAGGTTTTCAGAGTATTGTTGAGGTGTAAATTGGTTGCCTGTTGAGTAAAATTGAGGCATGAAATAGTTGTTGAGATAGTCATTACTTCCCAACCCTATTGAGTATATGCATTTACTGAGATAAGCTGCAGCTGAGTCCTCATCTCCAAGCAAATCCACCACTTGAGACACTGTGTTTTGGTAATTCTCCACTTGCCCACTAAAGCTTATGCGTCCTCCCTATTAAACGTAAAACGCGTTACCATCTCGAgcaaattaaatgtttttaacaTTATTACATGGCCGTATAGTTCAGTTGGTAGAGCAGAGGACAGAAAATCCTCATGTCATTAATTCAAATCTGGTTCTAGACACGTCATGAATTTGTATGCATATCTATtctacaaatttattaataaaatagattaTGAAAAATACTGATACGTCATCAGTTTACGGGacacaattttattaaaataaagatgaaatgaaatttatatacCAATTGGCGACCAGTTTCCTCTCTGATTCCGGCGGCGGCGGATGCATAATTGATGCCTCTGAGGATGTCTCGGCCTCTTGCGGTGGCGTAGGGAGGGATATAATCGTCAAATCCTAATAGCTCCGCTgcattcattatttaattcaaaatattaacaaaacctctaatttaatccatttttaaaaattttaatttttatcccTAAATTTGtactctctttttttaattattaaattatttttttaaaacccactatttttaatatataaaaaagtaaaattatcaaacttaaatcaaatttaagtCCGATCTAAGCCTAGAATTGactattaaataattttgtcgAAACAtgtgaattaaataataagaagaCAAATCTAACACatgtttttttagatatattttataatttattaaacacacgaaaataattttttaataaatcttaaaataattttttttatcagcaatctttttagaaaagtttatgataaaaattaccacatttatctaaatttagaGGGTATAATTAGAGTATAAAGCTAATNTAGATAGACATTCAAAtagcatagtaaaaaaaaaaaataaagaaaagagtaaagaactaaaaaacctaaaatattttgaaattaatttgcATGTGCATGCAATTTAAAGTGAGACAGGCACACACTCcaacataactcaattatagCCTATTCAATGCAAACTTCagctttattaattttctttctacaAAAAACgcatctaattttaaaatgtttatgaaaggTCGAGAATTAGAGGTGAAAAGATTACCGATAACATCGACGGTGGTTTTGCCATTGGAGAACCTTCCAGTGGGTCCACCAAAATCAATCCCATAAGGCAAATAATCAGCTCTAGCCAAAGATTGAAGCTGGTTGTTGTTCCCGTTGTCCACCAATGAATCGCCAAAAATGAAGTAGCAGGGAACTTGCTGCGCCGCCGCGGCACTACACAGCAGGGTCACAACCACCGCCCACACCGCCGCGCTGTAACGCTCCGCCATTCAACTGATTATAtgtagaaaagagaaaaggttTAAATATATGTGTGTATGGCAAGGGGAAAATGTATGTGGATTTGGGTTTATATAATGGAGAgggaaattaatttataattaaaaaaaaaaaaaaaaattaatggcaGTTGAAAGAGGAAGGTTGGAAGCATTTATTTCACGCGGATATAATGTGTTGGGACTGAGACATAACACTCAACTATGCGGCTTCGTGTGCATAAACAAAatgtctctttctttctttttatttatttatttaacaaaagcTTCAATTATTTACCAAATtatgtgttttttctttttaattatcccTCTTTAATTACTCCctaataaatttcttaattttgtctccatttatgaaatttttatatacATTAGTCTGGTCCGTTATGTGATGTTGTCAGCCACACTGTCTGTTAAAGAGAATTTTCACATtctataagaaatgtttcgttctccttttcaactgatgtggggtCTTACAATCAGAATTATTCACTAGGCGATGTACCAACGAGGACATTAGGTCCCCAGAAGTTGGATtgagaaatctctccctaatagaatTATGAAGTTGACGGTGATATATAACTAGTGGCCTTGTGCTGTTACAAGAATAAAGTTACGTGATTGCTATTCATGTAAGTCCTTTGGAGAATGAGCTTGGTTTGTATTAAAGTTTGGTGTTAAATTTTGATGTACGTTTTGTTTGCCTAAGATGTATAGTAATAATATAAGTCCATTAAATTGGATTTGTTTATGACCATATTCACTATACAATTTCCAAGGCtcataaatatgaataaatatgCATTACTCAGCAGCggagaaatataaattttagacAGCTACCTTGATTAATATAATGAACCAACTTTTGATTTGGATTATGATATAATAGTATGGAGTTTTAGGTAAgattaattcattattttctttttaatacctcagattttattttgatttggatttggatctTATAATACtcatttcaattaaatatggcgaattttatttattgggtTTGTTGGACAGCTTAAATTAAAGGTGTTTGGGTTTAAAAGGTTGGATTTTTAGGGTTTCACTACGTCAATTAGAGTTTAGGGCAAAGAAAAAAGCCCCAATCCTTACACTTTCCATCCggctaaattaaaaaaaaaaataccctttaattttgggttctctaaaaaatatttaaatttaaaaaaaaatatatcaaaatgaTCTTAAAacttataacaaaaataagtgAAAACATTAACTCgagaattttcaaaagtttcattaatacctttaaaaaagaaattaaaacttcaaaaataccaCGAAAATTTTGTAAACATTTTTCTTCGTAAACATAAATGGTGGTAATGCTATTAGTATTTCTAAGTTcaagaatattattgaaacaaagaactaataatttttctcGAAACAATATATACGATCCAAGTCAAATCGaccttgaaaaagaaagtgatatgaaaacataaactttgaaggcaattataataaatgaagGTAAGGTAGGTAGTGAAATTGAATGCATTGAGAGGTAAGTCCCCAATGGGAGTAACATGCAAACACACCAACCTATTGACCATTTAAGATATCTCATTTATACACTATGCATCCATCCACCATGCTCTcctcatttattatttcaacCCCAACCCCAACCCCTACccccttttgtttttggattaaaaGTATGTAATCTTTCTTCTGAACTCCATGAACACTAATTAAATGGCTTCCCatctttattaattaagagatcagaaattcaaaaactaaattactGTAAATAATTCTTACAGTTCATTACGGCGTTGAGAAGTGGAGGAATAGAAATTCAAAGCCAAATCCTTGAGAATCTGAACCATGCCTTTCAAATCGCCACTTCCCAGCTCCAAACAGTCCTTCAGCAATCCACCGTCCACCACCTCCACTTGAACCGTCTCCACCACATTCCTCCAAGCCCCCTGCCATGCCAATCgcaaaaaacaacaaaatacaGATTAATTGCGCCATTTTACACCCTACTTTTCATTCAGACATTTTATCGAACACCTTGCAAGCAACCGAAAGCGACCCATCAACGTACCGATTTTCTAAACACTTTAAGAAGCCTCTTCAACAACGAATTGGCTACCCTCAGGACCGATTGGTAATTCCGCGTAACCCAACTCGCTCTTGCCATGTCTGATTCCAACCCAGTCAACTCGGCGAAAGCCCTAAGCAACTCGTTCATGTCGGGAACGGCGTCGTAGAGATCTGAATAGGAGATGTCTCTCCAAGCGTAGTTCTTCGCGTAGTCCCACGCGAGCGACCACATGGAGCCCCAGAAGTTTAGTCCGAGACCTTGCTCTAGCTGTTGGGCAATGTGCCTGGCCCGTTGCGAGCCGGCGAAGTCTCCGCGAGAGGCGCGTAGATTGGCGACACGAGACATGAGGGAATGTGCGAGTGAAAATAGGGTTTTGAAttgggagaaggagaaggagagggACGGCGGTGGAGAggtgaggaggaggaggaagaacaaaACGACCGGAAAAGACGCCGCCGTTGTGgccattttctttccttcgaCGGTGACAAGAAACGTTTGACacaatttattgaaaaaattacgCTCTTACGGTGCCGTTTCAATTTAATCCTTTTAATGTGTTATATTTCTAAGAttctttactttctttttacttttttttaatttgtttgtttagcTTTAGAGAGTATTgattctcttaatttttttttaaatagtttcttttagttttcgGGTAGACCTTAATTCCTATATTCGAAATCAAGTTAGCTCGGGTTTgaattattagttttaaacttaaaattaagaaattataaaaaaaatgtaacccTTTCGATTGAGAGATGAGAAGTTTATAGAAGATTCTCTTTGACCGAGATGTGTAGTAACCctttcgagaaaaaaaaaatatgtaaggGATTGAGAGATGGGAAGATTATAGagaattcttcttttctcgaGATGTATATCAAATTCGTTcgaatctcattcaaatacTAATATAGTACTTTCAAAATGTGACAATTTTCATATTtcgattgaaaaaaaaaaagaaataaaaataaaattgaagggACGAAAACGAGTATAGGAACTAGAATAGACGTTTTGAGGGTAAAGGGAcggaaatgaacaaaaattgaaagtaaattGACcgactaaaatatatatttttttactctatGTTCTAAGCTTCACTTTGTTTTGGTGTTGTTGTGATGCAACTGATATGAGCAGGATGTTGTTATGTCCTACAAACAAATGCCATTTACATATGAACTGTGAAGAATGATACTACATTCATTATTCACTAACTTTCATTACCTTCCTTCTGCTTTCCTACATCTTCTGCCCATCAATCTTACCAACTTCTCCAGTGTTGAGGGACTTGTTGCAGCGAGTTCATATTGTCCAACGCAGTCGATTTATCGAGGTTCGAGCAGCAGTTGATGTAACTAAAGtcctaaaattgaaaactggACTCCCTTCTTAGCTACAGAGAAAACACACTCATCCATCATCCATCACTCAAGTAAATGACTGCtactttttcttattctcATTCACATTCATTCATGAACTCTCCTGTGAATCTGTGAATCTTTCAGGAAGAAGATATCTATACATTTTTCGATCCGGACCTTCCTTCCTTCTAAAGTGCCACCTACGGTAAGAACAACATTCACCAATtctttgttgaggattgttgggagaagtgtcccacatcagttaattaaggggttgatcatgggttataggtaaggaatacatctccatcgGTAATGAGACCTTttgaggaaacaaaaaacaaagtcactagaacttatactcaaaatagacaatatcttaCCATTGTGGAGACCTCGAGGGTCTGTGATTCCTAATACCCTTTGGAGGAGTACCAGTGCAAGAGATCCCAAACATGGAGTCCCGCCCAGAAGGTTGGCACGCCTTAAGAAACAGCcttccttttccattttagaAAGACGAGCAAATAGCCATGGCCGGGCAGTCTTTCGGAGGCCTATAGTgctgagatcccacgtcgattttAGAGGATCGAGTACCAGCAAGGATAGAGTTCATCCGTTCTTGATCTGGAGTGTGACAATTACTTCTCCTCTGCTGTGGGGCAGAAGCAAAAAAATCCAAGGTATGTTTTGGATCATTAGATGTTGTTGTCACAGTTCGAGCCGAATGAACAAATTGGTGCTTATGATCAGAGGAAACTAACTCTCTCCATGCTCATTCTTACAAATCTCAGATAAACAGAAATCCCAGAACATCCTTTTCTACATAAACCCAGATCCAATTTTAGAGCTTTTTGTCCAAATCAAATTCCATGGCCAAGCATGGTACAAGAAACGTATTCAATTCATAACCTACAAATAAGAGTCAAGCGGAACACATAGCACACCGAAAAGTTGGCTCAATTGAACACTGAGAAACTAAATACCATGAACGAATCCCTAATcgtaggaaaagaaaatgataaagcACCAAAATCAAACTCCTGCAAAGCAACAACCCCTCATAGATTGTTTAAAACAAAGGCATAGGAAAACAGAGAATCAGGAAGGGAGACGTAACCCTAATGCACCAATTCAACCTTTTCTGCACCCAAATCAGTTGTTTCAGACCAAATTGCTAGAAaaccaataattaaatagaaaccGATGAATACTACGGCGTtggaagaagacgacgacTATGAAGGAAGCCATGGATACCTCTTCACTCCAAGCGAGCTCTCAACAGCCAGAGAGAGCGATAAATCGGGGAGGGGTAAGATCGTAAAATCACAGCACTTggtaatttagaaaaaaaaatttggaccaTTTCTCGATTTGTGCGTGTCATCCTTGCgcaggggccatgctaatctTCTCTGTATCGTTCCAATTTTATCAGATGTCCCCGAAGGGACACGCACTCCATATCGCCTCCACAATATAAACGCTTATTATCTTTCAAATTCAGCGATGTGGGACGTAAGAGATTGGGCCGTGCACAGGCccatatttattgttatttactaagaagtaatatttattttcgttATTCATTCACATGTCAAAAGGcattaaaatttgaacattttatttatgcTCTATTTGacataaattatttcaaatttcataatttaaataaattaaattaaattaaattacaaactCCCATCTACTTTTGgaataaaactaatttataatCACTAAAATAAGTATTATTTTTTCGATaacatcataaataaaaataaaatatagcattttacttttatctttataacttaaaaaaatagtttgtttttttagatattgaaatttatatctatGATTTACATTATTTCTCATGTTAGaggaacacgactctccacaatggtataatattgtccctTCTGAGTATAAACTTTCATGGTTTTAATTTGGGATTCCCCACAAGGCTAcataccaatggagaaagtatttattgattataaacttagtcgacgtgggactttcatcatcctaACACCTCATCATAAAATACCCacaaactatattatattgaAAGGGAAgattaacataaaataatatgaaaagcAACAGCTGTCATTTTCCCCCAAAAATGCTTTTCAAAGACGTGAAACTTTAAAATCTTATCCAAAGAATTTTGTAAAGGTTGAATTGGATTCATTATACAgatttgtttcatttattttttatatacttttaataaattttaatattagtttattgtttactttttctaaaaatattttatttttatgaataggTAATTATAAACCTAATAATTTCGTACAACACAATATACTAAAGCTAGTGGCGGTGACCCTGACAAGAAAATCAAGCTACGTGTCGAACTATGAGAGAGTTATCATATTCTGATGCTACATAGCGTGTGGATCTCCAAAGAAATGGGATAAAATATCTCATGGGACCAGCTCATCGTCGCTATCGTACAATTTTTTATCTCTCCGACGTGGTGAGTTTAGCCGCAATTGTTAGCTATCACGTAATCGAATCAATTGTTTCAATTCAAACACTTTTAGTTgatttatgcttttttttttctttttctggaaAGGGTGCTCGAATTGTTATTatcttttcattatatttattttcttccacgaatgtatatgtatgtacgTACATACATGTATAcgtatttatatatttaagaatatttaagaattctattcaaattaaaaataaataaaaaaacacttttttataaaattgaaaaagaaataaatgaagtcACGCATAAATCTCTTTAGTGTCAcgagttttttatttattttttattttattattttttactccttatttttctctttttccctcTCACCCTTGTGATAAAACCGTAAAAGTAAGTaaactaaaacataaaaaaataaaaataaaaaata
This genomic interval from Cucurbita pepo subsp. pepo cultivar mu-cu-16 chromosome LG20, ASM280686v2, whole genome shotgun sequence contains the following:
- the LOC111782686 gene encoding GDSL esterase/lipase At1g29670-like, with the protein product MAERYSAAVWAVVVTLLCSAAAAQQVPCYFIFGDSLVDNGNNNQLQSLARADYLPYGIDFGGPTGRFSNGKTTVDVIAELLGFDDYIPPYATARGRDILRGINYASAAAGIREETGRQLGGRISFSGQVENYQNTVSQVVDLLGDEDSAAAYLSKCIYSIGLGSNDYLNNYFMPQFYSTGNQFTPQQYSENLLQQYSDQLRLLYNYGARKFVLFGLGQIGCSPNELAQNSPDGRTCVQKINSANQIFNAGLRSLVDQFNNNQADAKFIYIDSFGIFQDVIDNPPAFGFRVVNTGCCGVGRNNGQITCLPFQTPCSNRDEYLFWDAFHPTEAGNAVIGRRAYSAQRPTDAYPIDIRRLSQL
- the LOC111782689 gene encoding uncharacterized protein LOC111782689, producing the protein MATTAASFPVVLFFLLLLTSPPPSLSFSFSQFKTLFSLAHSLMSRVANLRASRGDFAGSQRARHIAQQLEQGLGLNFWGSMWSLAWDYAKNYAWRDISYSDLYDAVPDMNELLRAFAELTGLESDMARASWVTRNYQSVLRVANSLLKRLLKVFRKSGAWRNVVETVQVEVVDGGLLKDCLELGSGDLKGMVQILKDLALNFYSSTSQRRNEL